The following coding sequences are from one Pseudonocardia sp. EC080619-01 window:
- the dnaJ gene encoding molecular chaperone DnaJ, translating into MARDYYGILGVEHGADASEIKRAYRKLARELHPDVNPDAAAQERFREVSTAYEVLTDPEKRRIVDLGGDPLDPRGGAGGGAGGGDPFAGFGGFSDIMDAFFGGSAAGGRGRGPRSRVQPGADALIRMELTLEDCAAGIQRDLTVDTAVLCTLCQGSGCAEGTHPTACDTCGGSGEIQSVQRSFLGQVVTARPCPTCRGFGEVIPDPCRQCSGDGRVRSRRTVAVKIPAGVAEGMRVRLAGQGEIGAGGGPAGDLYVEVEEAPHEIFTRDGSDLHCTLPLPMTAAALGTTLPLTLLDGVVQELDIEAGTQHGTIRTLRGKGMPRLRSTGRVDGHGDLLVHVEVAVPARLDKEQTDLLRQLAKLRGEEQPDLVGGARNGHGLFSRLRDTWGR; encoded by the coding sequence GTGGCACGCGACTACTACGGGATCCTGGGCGTCGAGCACGGCGCCGACGCCTCGGAGATCAAGCGGGCGTACCGGAAGCTCGCCCGCGAGCTGCACCCCGACGTCAACCCGGACGCGGCGGCGCAGGAGCGGTTCCGGGAGGTCAGCACGGCCTACGAGGTCCTGACCGACCCGGAGAAGCGACGGATCGTCGACCTCGGCGGTGACCCGCTCGACCCACGCGGTGGCGCCGGTGGCGGCGCGGGCGGGGGCGACCCGTTCGCCGGATTCGGCGGCTTCAGCGACATCATGGACGCGTTCTTCGGCGGTTCGGCCGCCGGCGGACGCGGGCGGGGACCGCGCAGCCGGGTGCAGCCCGGCGCCGACGCCCTGATCCGGATGGAGCTGACGCTCGAGGACTGCGCCGCGGGCATCCAGCGCGACCTGACCGTCGACACCGCTGTCCTGTGCACCCTGTGCCAGGGCTCCGGCTGCGCGGAGGGCACCCACCCGACCGCCTGCGACACCTGCGGCGGGTCCGGTGAGATCCAGAGCGTCCAGCGGTCGTTCCTGGGGCAGGTCGTCACGGCGCGCCCGTGCCCGACCTGCCGCGGGTTCGGCGAGGTGATCCCCGACCCCTGCCGGCAGTGCTCCGGCGACGGCCGGGTCCGCTCGCGGCGCACCGTGGCGGTCAAGATCCCGGCGGGCGTCGCCGAGGGCATGCGGGTCCGGCTCGCGGGCCAGGGCGAGATCGGTGCCGGCGGCGGCCCGGCCGGTGACCTCTACGTCGAGGTGGAGGAGGCGCCGCACGAGATCTTCACCCGCGACGGTTCGGACCTCCACTGCACGCTGCCGCTGCCGATGACGGCCGCCGCGCTCGGCACGACGCTGCCGCTGACCCTGCTCGACGGCGTCGTGCAGGAGCTCGACATCGAGGCGGGCACCCAGCACGGCACGATCCGCACGCTCCGCGGCAAGGGGATGCCCCGGCTGCGGTCCACCGGACGGGTCGACGGCCACGGTGACCTGCTCGTGCACGTCGAGGTCGCGGTCCCGGCCCGCCTGGACAAGGAGCAGACCGACCTCCTCCGCCAGCTCGCGAAGCTGCGCGGCGAGGAGCAGCCCGACCTCGTCGGGGGCGCCCGCAACGGGCACGGGCTCTTCTCGCGGCTCCGCGACACCTGGGGACGCTGA
- the hemW gene encoding radical SAM family heme chaperone HemW, whose protein sequence is MAHSSDVTAAPPFGIYVHVPFCATRCGYCDFNTYTASELAGDASSPEGWLEAARREIALAARTVGDRTVETVFVGGGTPSLLGADRLSAVMAAIRSEFRVAPGCEVTTESNPESTSPEFFAGIRDGGYTRVSLGMQSAARHVLAVLDRTHTPGRAVDAAREARAAGFGHVNLDLIYATPGETDDDLRRSADAVLEAGVDHVSAYALIVEDGTALARRVRRGELPAPDDDVAATRYELLDARLRDAGLRWYEVSNWSLPGAECRHNLGYWRDGDWWGVGPGAHSHLAGTRWWNVKHPARWAGLLADGAVPEAGREELTPAERHTESVMLRLRLAEGMPLGLLDDGGRAAASRAAGDGLLEPAAHDAGRAVLTDRGRLLADRVVTDLLLAEEGPVRV, encoded by the coding sequence GTGGCACACTCGTCGGACGTGACCGCCGCGCCGCCCTTCGGGATCTACGTCCACGTGCCCTTCTGCGCGACCCGCTGCGGCTACTGCGACTTCAACACCTACACCGCCTCCGAGCTGGCGGGTGACGCGTCGTCGCCGGAGGGCTGGCTGGAGGCGGCCCGGCGGGAGATCGCACTGGCCGCCCGGACCGTCGGCGACCGCACGGTGGAGACGGTGTTCGTCGGCGGCGGCACGCCCTCGCTGCTCGGCGCGGACCGGTTGTCCGCGGTCATGGCGGCGATCCGGTCGGAGTTCCGGGTGGCACCGGGCTGCGAGGTCACCACCGAGTCGAACCCCGAGTCGACGTCGCCGGAGTTCTTCGCCGGGATCCGCGACGGCGGCTACACCCGCGTCTCGCTGGGGATGCAGTCGGCGGCCCGGCACGTGCTCGCCGTCCTGGACCGCACGCACACCCCCGGCCGTGCCGTCGATGCGGCACGGGAGGCCCGGGCCGCGGGGTTCGGGCACGTCAACCTGGACCTGATCTACGCGACCCCCGGCGAGACGGACGACGACCTGCGACGCTCGGCCGACGCCGTCCTCGAGGCGGGCGTCGACCACGTCTCGGCCTACGCGCTGATCGTCGAGGACGGCACCGCGCTCGCCCGCCGGGTCCGCCGCGGCGAGCTGCCCGCCCCGGACGACGACGTCGCCGCCACCCGCTACGAGCTGCTCGACGCGCGGCTGCGGGACGCGGGCCTGCGCTGGTACGAGGTGTCGAACTGGTCACTGCCCGGCGCCGAGTGCCGGCACAACCTGGGCTACTGGCGCGACGGCGACTGGTGGGGCGTCGGCCCCGGCGCGCACTCGCACCTGGCCGGGACCCGCTGGTGGAACGTCAAGCACCCGGCACGCTGGGCCGGGCTGCTCGCCGACGGCGCGGTCCCGGAGGCCGGCCGCGAGGAGCTGACCCCTGCCGAGCGGCACACCGAGAGCGTCATGCTGCGGCTGCGGCTGGCCGAGGGCATGCCGCTCGGCCTGCTCGACGACGGCGGACGGGCCGCCGCGTCCCGCGCCGCCGGTGACGGGCTGCTGGAACCGGCCGCGCACGACGCCGGACGGGCCGTCCTCACCGACCGGGGACGCCTGCTGGCCGACCGGGTCGTGACCGACCTGCTGCTCGCCGAGGAGGGCCCGGTCCGGGTCTGA
- a CDS encoding S9 family peptidase: MRDADHSRRIGRRDFGLLVGGVLASPLLAACGGDSGDGGGGGDRGGGGSAAPTTAAPAPERIAYGGQPDQFGELTFPRTRGLPRATVVVVHGGFWRTGTDLSLMRPIASALVAAGFVTWNIEYRRVGGGGGWPSTFDDVALATDRLAEVGSTRIDLRRVFVLGHSAGGHLAAWLAMRARLVPGEPGAAPVVRPAGVISQAGVLDLATARRSGADGGAVADLVAATPASDPARYRATSPAEALPLGVPTVCVHGTADEVVPIAQSERFVEAATAAGDRAELVRVDGADHLQLIDVAHPAWTAALRALEGLAG; encoded by the coding sequence GTGCGTGATGCGGACCACAGCCGACGGATCGGTCGTCGTGACTTCGGGCTCCTCGTCGGTGGCGTCCTCGCGTCCCCGCTGCTCGCCGCGTGCGGTGGTGACAGCGGCGACGGTGGCGGCGGCGGGGACCGTGGCGGGGGCGGCTCCGCCGCGCCGACGACCGCCGCGCCCGCGCCCGAGCGGATCGCCTACGGCGGGCAGCCGGACCAGTTCGGGGAGCTCACCTTCCCGCGGACCCGCGGGTTGCCACGGGCGACCGTCGTCGTCGTGCACGGCGGTTTCTGGCGCACCGGGACCGACCTCTCGCTGATGCGGCCGATCGCGTCGGCGCTGGTCGCGGCCGGGTTCGTCACCTGGAACATCGAGTACCGGCGGGTCGGTGGCGGCGGTGGGTGGCCCTCCACGTTCGACGACGTCGCGCTCGCCACGGACCGGCTCGCGGAGGTCGGGAGCACCCGGATCGACCTGCGGCGGGTGTTCGTCCTGGGGCACTCCGCCGGTGGTCATCTCGCGGCCTGGCTGGCGATGCGGGCCCGGCTGGTACCGGGGGAACCGGGTGCGGCACCCGTCGTCCGGCCGGCCGGCGTGATCTCCCAGGCCGGCGTGCTGGACCTGGCGACGGCCCGGCGGAGCGGGGCCGACGGCGGCGCCGTCGCCGATCTCGTGGCGGCCACCCCGGCGAGCGACCCGGCGCGGTACCGGGCCACGAGCCCGGCGGAGGCGTTGCCGCTGGGGGTGCCGACGGTCTGCGTGCACGGCACCGCCGACGAGGTGGTGCCGATCGCGCAGAGCGAACGGTTCGTCGAGGCGGCGACGGCGGCTGGGGACCGGGCCGAGCTCGTGCGGGTCGACGGGGCCGACCACCTGCAGCTCATCGACGTCGCGCACCCGGCATGGACGGCCGCGCTGCGGGCGCTGGAGGGCCTGGCCGGATAG
- a CDS encoding 16S rRNA (uracil(1498)-N(3))-methyltransferase, producing MTTAPLFLVDDVGALPGPGGRTLLDGPEGRHAATVRRLRPGEALVLSDGRGGLAHAEVVAPEGKDALSLRVLETLRTPPPAVRVVVAQALVKGDRGELAVETATEAGADGILPWRASRCVARWDDGPRGAKALARWRSTVREAAKQARRPWQPEVGDPVTTRQLARRVADADVALVLHESAGTGLADVPLPDAGEVLLAVGPEGGVDDHELALLADAGAVPVRMGPEVLRASTAACVALGALAVRTGRWSG from the coding sequence GTGACCACGGCGCCGCTGTTCCTGGTCGACGACGTCGGCGCCCTCCCCGGGCCCGGCGGCAGGACGCTGCTGGACGGGCCGGAGGGCCGGCACGCCGCGACGGTGCGCCGGCTCCGCCCCGGCGAGGCACTGGTGCTGTCCGACGGCCGCGGGGGCCTCGCGCACGCCGAGGTCGTCGCCCCCGAGGGGAAGGACGCGCTCTCGCTGCGCGTCCTGGAGACGCTGCGGACCCCGCCGCCCGCGGTCCGGGTCGTCGTCGCGCAGGCGCTCGTGAAGGGCGACCGCGGCGAGCTGGCCGTCGAGACCGCGACCGAGGCCGGCGCCGACGGGATCCTGCCGTGGAGGGCGTCGCGCTGCGTCGCACGCTGGGACGACGGCCCGCGCGGCGCGAAGGCACTGGCACGCTGGCGGTCGACGGTGCGGGAGGCCGCCAAACAGGCCCGGCGGCCCTGGCAGCCCGAGGTGGGCGACCCCGTCACGACCCGGCAGCTGGCCCGGCGGGTCGCCGACGCCGACGTGGCGCTGGTGCTGCACGAGTCCGCCGGCACCGGCCTCGCCGACGTCCCCCTGCCCGACGCGGGGGAGGTCCTGCTGGCCGTCGGCCCCGAGGGCGGGGTGGACGACCACGAGCTCGCCCTGCTCGCCGACGCCGGCGCCGTCCCGGTCCGGATGGGCCCCGAGGTGCTGCGCGCCTCGACCGCCGCCTGCGTCGCGCTCGGCGCGCTGGCGGTCCGGACCGGGCGCTGGAGCGGCTGA
- the hrcA gene encoding heat-inducible transcriptional repressor HrcA codes for MNADERRFAVLRAIVADYVSTQEPVGSKAIVDRHNLGVSSATVRNDMAVLEEDGLIAQPHTSAGRIPTDKGYRQFVDRISQVKPLSTAERRAVQTFLDGAVDLDDVLRRSVRLLAQLTRQVAVVQYPTLTRSTVRHLEVVQLTPARLMLVLITDTGRVDQRVVDLGDVLAEADVARLREILGNALGGRKLAEASAAVAELPDTGPDDLRMTLTQVATVLIETLVEHPEERMVLGGTANLTRSNADFPGSLRQVLEALEEQVVVMRLLAASQDSGLVTVRIGEENEAEDLRTASVVTVGYGAGTPLGGMGVVGPTRMDYPGTISAVHAVARYVGDILTGR; via the coding sequence ATGAACGCCGACGAGCGGCGGTTCGCCGTGTTGCGGGCCATCGTCGCCGACTACGTGTCGACGCAGGAACCGGTCGGTTCCAAGGCGATCGTCGACCGGCACAACCTCGGTGTGTCGAGCGCCACCGTGCGCAACGACATGGCCGTCCTCGAGGAGGACGGGCTGATCGCGCAGCCGCACACGAGCGCCGGGCGGATCCCGACGGACAAGGGCTACCGCCAGTTCGTGGACCGCATCTCGCAGGTCAAGCCGCTGTCGACGGCCGAGCGGCGGGCCGTGCAGACGTTCCTGGACGGGGCCGTCGACCTCGACGACGTCCTGCGCCGGTCGGTCCGGCTGCTCGCGCAGCTGACCCGGCAGGTCGCCGTCGTCCAGTACCCGACGCTCACCCGGTCGACGGTGCGGCACCTCGAGGTCGTCCAGCTCACCCCGGCCCGCCTGATGCTGGTGCTGATCACCGACACCGGGCGGGTCGACCAGCGGGTGGTTGATCTCGGCGACGTGCTCGCCGAGGCCGACGTCGCCCGGCTGCGGGAGATCCTGGGCAACGCGCTGGGCGGGCGGAAGCTCGCCGAGGCCTCGGCCGCCGTCGCCGAGCTGCCCGACACGGGCCCGGACGACCTGCGCATGACACTCACCCAGGTGGCGACGGTGCTCATCGAGACCCTGGTCGAGCACCCCGAGGAGCGCATGGTGCTCGGGGGAACCGCGAACCTCACCCGCAGCAACGCCGACTTCCCCGGATCGCTGCGCCAGGTGCTGGAGGCGCTGGAGGAGCAGGTCGTGGTCATGCGGCTGCTCGCTGCCTCGCAGGACTCCGGCCTGGTCACGGTGCGGATCGGCGAGGAGAACGAGGCCGAGGACCTCCGCACGGCGTCGGTCGTCACCGTCGGGTACGGGGCGGGGACACCGCTGGGGGGCATGGGCGTCGTCGGACCGACCCGGATGGACTACCCCGGCACCATCTCGGCGGTGCATGCGGTCGCGCGGTACGTGGGTGACATCCTGACGGGGCGCTGA
- a CDS encoding sulfate adenylyltransferase subunit 1: MVDSANPRDLLRFATAGSVDDGKSTLVGRLLYDTKSVLADQIEAVERASVDKGMTTPDLSLLVDGLRAEREQGITIDVAYRYFGTPTREFVLADTPGHVQYTRNTVTGASTAELAVLLVDARNGVVSQTRRHAAVLSLLRVPRLVLAINKIDLIDYDEAKIRDIATEFTELTRSLGFDESTVEVIPVSALVGDNVASRSANTPWYEGPTLLEHLESVPVDGPDADAPFRLPVQYVIRPRTDDLHDYRGYAGQVASGTVRAGDDVVVLPEGHRTTVAEVRTADGPLDAAGAGLSVTVLLTDDIDAPRGALIAAAYDAPEVTSEVDATLCWLAEKPLVPGARLLLKHGTRTTQVIVGGLVSRLDTETVSYTGAPEQLEINDIGRVSLRVADPLPVDPYARIRTTGGFVLIDPPTGNTLAAGLVGDPLASVPAATG, encoded by the coding sequence ATGGTCGACTCGGCCAACCCGCGGGACCTCCTGCGCTTCGCCACGGCGGGCTCCGTCGACGACGGCAAGTCCACTCTCGTCGGACGCCTGCTCTACGACACGAAGTCGGTGCTCGCCGACCAGATCGAGGCCGTCGAGCGCGCCTCGGTCGACAAGGGCATGACCACACCGGACCTGTCGCTGCTCGTCGACGGCCTGCGCGCGGAGCGCGAGCAGGGCATCACGATCGACGTCGCGTACCGGTACTTCGGCACCCCGACCCGGGAGTTCGTGCTCGCCGACACCCCGGGCCACGTGCAGTACACCCGCAACACCGTCACCGGTGCGTCGACCGCGGAGCTGGCGGTGCTGCTGGTCGACGCCCGCAACGGCGTCGTCTCCCAGACCCGCCGGCACGCCGCGGTGCTGTCGCTGCTGCGGGTGCCGCGTCTCGTCCTCGCGATCAACAAGATCGACCTCATCGACTACGACGAGGCCAAGATCCGCGACATCGCGACCGAGTTCACCGAGCTCACCCGCTCGCTGGGCTTCGACGAGAGCACCGTCGAGGTCATCCCGGTCTCGGCGCTGGTCGGTGACAACGTCGCCTCCCGCAGCGCGAACACCCCCTGGTACGAGGGCCCGACGCTGCTGGAGCACCTGGAGTCGGTCCCCGTCGACGGGCCCGACGCCGACGCCCCGTTCCGGCTGCCGGTGCAGTACGTGATCCGTCCCCGGACGGACGACCTGCACGACTACCGGGGCTACGCCGGCCAGGTCGCCTCGGGCACGGTGCGGGCCGGCGACGACGTCGTCGTCCTGCCGGAGGGGCACCGCACCACGGTCGCCGAGGTGCGCACCGCCGACGGCCCGCTCGACGCCGCCGGCGCCGGCCTCTCGGTCACGGTCCTGCTCACCGACGACATCGACGCCCCGCGCGGCGCGCTGATCGCGGCGGCGTACGACGCCCCGGAGGTCACCTCCGAGGTCGACGCGACGCTGTGCTGGCTCGCCGAGAAGCCGCTGGTCCCGGGGGCGCGGCTGCTGCTCAAGCACGGCACCCGCACCACCCAGGTGATCGTCGGCGGGCTGGTGTCCCGGCTGGACACCGAGACGGTGTCCTACACCGGCGCCCCGGAACAGCTGGAGATCAACGACATCGGCCGGGTGAGCCTGCGGGTCGCCGACCCGTTGCCGGTCGATCCCTACGCCCGGATCCGGACGACCGGTGGCTTCGTCCTGATCGACCCGCCGACCGGCAACACGCTCGCCGCCGGCCTGGTCGGGGACCCGCTCGCCTCGGTCCCCGCCGCGACGGGCTGA
- a CDS encoding phosphoadenylyl-sulfate reductase, which produces MSVALETDLRATAERGAEELGPDATAQQLLTWAAETFGDRLIVASNMQDATLVDLAYRAKPDVRILFLETGYHFAETIGTRDAVDSVYPELTIVNAQAERSVAEQDAEFGKDLFAREPDRCCAMRKVAPLQDTLAGYDAWVTGVRRVEAPTRANTPLITYDDKFGLVKINPIAAWSDEDMDRYVAEHGVLVNPLVDAGYPSIGCAPCTVKPKPGEDPRSGRWAGRTKTECGLHA; this is translated from the coding sequence ATGAGTGTTGCTCTGGAGACCGACCTGCGCGCGACCGCGGAACGCGGAGCCGAGGAGCTGGGCCCGGACGCGACCGCGCAGCAGCTGCTCACGTGGGCCGCGGAGACCTTCGGTGACCGGCTGATCGTCGCGTCCAACATGCAGGACGCGACGCTCGTCGACCTGGCGTACCGGGCCAAGCCCGACGTGCGGATCCTCTTCCTGGAGACGGGTTACCACTTCGCCGAGACCATCGGCACCCGCGACGCCGTCGACTCCGTCTACCCGGAGCTGACGATCGTGAACGCGCAGGCCGAGCGGTCCGTCGCCGAGCAGGACGCCGAGTTCGGCAAGGACCTGTTCGCCCGCGAGCCGGACCGCTGCTGTGCGATGCGCAAGGTCGCCCCGCTGCAGGACACCCTGGCCGGGTACGACGCGTGGGTCACCGGCGTCCGGCGGGTGGAGGCGCCCACCCGGGCGAACACCCCGCTGATCACCTACGACGACAAGTTCGGCCTGGTCAAGATCAACCCGATCGCGGCCTGGAGCGACGAGGACATGGACCGCTACGTGGCCGAGCACGGCGTCCTGGTCAACCCGCTGGTCGACGCCGGGTACCCGAGCATCGGCTGCGCGCCCTGCACGGTGAAGCCGAAGCCGGGCGAGGACCCGCGTTCCGGCCGCTGGGCGGGCCGGACCAAGACCGAGTGCGGCCTGCACGCATGA
- the cysD gene encoding sulfate adenylyltransferase subunit CysD, giving the protein MTAAVTTPKLDALDALESEAIHVFREVAGEFDRPVILFSGGKDSTLLVHLAAKAFAPAPVPFPLLHVDTGHNYPEVIEFRDRIAAQLNLRLEVARVEDYLADGRLVERADGTRNPLQTQPLLDAITEHRFDAVFGGGRRDEERARAKERIMSLRDAFGRWDPRKQRPELWNLYNGRHAPGEHVRVFPISNWTELDVWRYIRREGIELPSIYYAHDREVFRRDGMWLAEGPWGGPRDGESLESRTVRYRTVGDGSCTGAVESTATTLDEVIAEVTASRLTERGATRADDRLSEAAMEDRKKEGYF; this is encoded by the coding sequence GTGACCGCCGCTGTCACGACACCGAAGCTGGACGCGCTCGACGCGCTCGAGTCGGAGGCGATCCACGTCTTCCGCGAGGTCGCCGGCGAGTTCGACCGGCCGGTGATCCTGTTCTCCGGTGGCAAGGACTCGACGCTGCTGGTGCACCTGGCGGCGAAGGCGTTCGCGCCGGCGCCCGTCCCGTTCCCGCTGCTGCACGTCGACACCGGGCACAACTACCCGGAGGTCATCGAGTTCCGGGACCGGATCGCCGCGCAGCTGAACCTGCGGCTCGAGGTGGCCCGGGTCGAGGACTACCTGGCGGACGGCCGGCTGGTCGAGCGCGCCGACGGGACCCGCAACCCGCTGCAGACCCAGCCGCTGCTCGACGCGATCACCGAGCACCGCTTCGACGCCGTGTTCGGCGGTGGCCGCCGGGACGAGGAACGCGCCCGCGCCAAGGAGCGGATCATGTCGCTGCGCGACGCGTTCGGCCGCTGGGACCCGCGCAAGCAGCGCCCGGAGCTGTGGAACCTCTACAACGGACGGCACGCCCCCGGCGAGCACGTCCGCGTCTTCCCGATCTCGAACTGGACCGAGCTCGACGTCTGGCGCTACATCCGGCGCGAGGGCATCGAGCTGCCGTCGATCTACTACGCCCACGACCGCGAGGTCTTCCGGCGCGACGGCATGTGGCTCGCCGAGGGGCCGTGGGGCGGCCCGCGCGACGGCGAGTCCCTGGAGTCGCGCACGGTCCGCTACCGGACCGTCGGCGACGGCTCCTGCACCGGCGCCGTCGAGTCGACGGCGACCACCCTGGACGAGGTGATCGCCGAGGTCACCGCGTCGCGACTCACCGAGCGCGGCGCCACCCGGGCCGACGACCGGCTCTCCGAGGCCGCCATGGAGGACCGCAAGAAGGAGGGCTACTTCTGA
- a CDS encoding nitrite/sulfite reductase, with protein MAPTTSAPGRTRGQGQWKLGYREPLNPNERSKRDDNPLNVRSRIENIYAKRGFDSIDPADLRGRFRWMGLYTQRKPGIDGGRTAALEPEELDDEYFMMRVRLDGGSVSVAQLRALGEVSRDYGRDTADVTDRENIQYHWIRVEDVPAIWNTIEPLGMQTTEACGDCPRVVLGSPVAGVSADEVVDPTPAIDEIVERFIGDRELSNLPRKFKTAISWQQDVAHEVNDISFVGVEHPEHGPGFDLWVGGGLSTNPKIAQRLGVWVPLADVPDVWHGVVQVFRDYGYRRLRHRARIKFLIADWGPEKFRQVLEDEYLGKKLSDGPAPAIPERPIDHVGVYKQKDGRNYVGVAPPSGRVSGTTLVAVAEAAERAGSDRIRFTPYQKIVVLDVADDKLDGLIADLNHLGLPARPSTWRRATMACTGIEFCKLAIVETKERAIRLVEDLEKRLADVVPDVPISLHLNGCPNACARTQVADIGLKGQIVTDADGNQVEGFQVHLGGGLGLDAGFGRKLRGLKVTSAELGPYVERIVRNFAAQRDGDERFAQWVLRAEEADLK; from the coding sequence ATGGCGCCCACGACGTCCGCACCCGGCCGCACACGCGGTCAGGGCCAGTGGAAGCTCGGCTACCGCGAGCCGCTCAACCCCAACGAGCGGAGCAAGCGCGACGACAACCCGCTCAACGTCCGCTCCCGGATCGAGAACATCTACGCCAAGCGCGGCTTCGACTCGATCGACCCGGCCGACCTGCGCGGCCGCTTCCGCTGGATGGGTCTCTACACCCAGCGCAAGCCGGGCATCGACGGTGGCCGGACCGCGGCCCTGGAGCCCGAGGAGCTGGACGACGAGTACTTCATGATGCGGGTCCGCCTCGACGGTGGTTCCGTGTCGGTCGCGCAGCTCCGTGCGCTCGGCGAGGTCTCGCGGGACTACGGCCGTGACACCGCCGACGTCACCGACCGGGAGAACATCCAGTACCACTGGATCCGGGTCGAGGACGTCCCCGCGATCTGGAACACGATCGAGCCGCTCGGCATGCAGACCACCGAGGCCTGCGGCGACTGCCCGCGCGTCGTGCTCGGGTCGCCGGTGGCCGGTGTCTCCGCCGACGAGGTGGTCGACCCGACCCCGGCGATCGACGAGATCGTCGAGCGCTTCATCGGCGACCGCGAGCTGTCGAACCTGCCGCGCAAGTTCAAGACCGCGATCTCCTGGCAGCAGGACGTCGCGCACGAGGTCAACGACATCTCCTTCGTCGGCGTCGAGCACCCCGAGCACGGACCCGGCTTCGACCTGTGGGTCGGCGGCGGACTGTCGACCAACCCGAAGATCGCGCAGCGGCTCGGGGTCTGGGTGCCGCTCGCCGACGTGCCCGACGTGTGGCACGGCGTCGTCCAGGTCTTCCGGGACTACGGCTACCGCCGGCTGCGGCACCGCGCCCGGATCAAGTTCCTCATCGCCGACTGGGGCCCGGAGAAGTTCCGCCAGGTGCTCGAGGACGAGTACCTGGGGAAGAAGCTCTCCGACGGCCCGGCGCCGGCGATCCCGGAGCGCCCGATCGACCACGTCGGCGTGTACAAGCAGAAGGACGGCCGCAACTACGTCGGCGTCGCCCCGCCGTCCGGGCGGGTCTCCGGCACCACGCTGGTCGCGGTCGCCGAGGCGGCCGAGCGGGCCGGGTCGGACCGGATCCGGTTCACGCCGTACCAGAAGATCGTCGTGCTGGACGTGGCCGACGACAAGCTCGACGGCCTGATCGCCGACCTCAACCACCTCGGGCTGCCCGCGCGGCCGTCGACCTGGCGCCGCGCCACGATGGCCTGCACCGGCATCGAGTTCTGCAAGCTCGCGATCGTCGAGACCAAGGAGCGTGCGATCCGGCTGGTCGAGGACCTGGAGAAGCGGCTCGCCGACGTCGTCCCGGACGTCCCGATCTCGCTGCACCTCAACGGCTGCCCGAACGCGTGCGCCCGGACCCAGGTCGCCGACATCGGGCTCAAGGGCCAGATCGTCACCGACGCCGACGGCAACCAGGTCGAGGGCTTCCAGGTGCACCTGGGCGGCGGGCTGGGCCTCGACGCCGGGTTCGGCCGGAAGCTCCGCGGCCTCAAGGTGACGAGCGCCGAGCTGGGCCCCTACGTCGAGCGGATCGTCCGGAACTTCGCCGCGCAGCGCGACGGCGACGAGCGGTTCGCGCAGTGGGTGCTGCGGGCCGAGGAGGCTGATCTGAAGTGA